TCATCAAGTCGTCGATCGCTGATTGCGTGAAGCCTAAGATCTTTCGGCCGGTTTCGGCGTTGTACTTCTGAACAAAGTACGAGGCCAAGTCGAGGATGTCTTCCGTCCGTTTGCGCAGGGGAGGAACATTAACCTCGACCACGCGAAGTCGAAAGAACAAGTCACGACGGAACCGACCTCGTTCTACTTCTTTCTCCAAGTCACGGTTGGTCGCGGCGATCACGCGTACATCGACCTGGACGGCTTCATTACCACCAACGCGTTCAAATGGATGGCCTTCCAACACGCGGAGAAACTTTGCCTGGATCGCTTCGCTCATTTCGCCGATTTCATCCAGCATCAGCGTGCCACGATGAGCGGCCTCGAACTTACCAACTTTCCGATCAGTCGCTCCGGTGAACGCGCCTTTTTCGTGACCGAACAGTTCGCTTTCCAGTAGGGATTCGCTGAGCGCGGCACAGTTCAAACAAACGAACGGACCTTTCTTACGCGTGCTGGCGAAGTGTACGGAACGAGCGACCAACTCCTTACCAACACCACTTTCCCCGGTAATCAGAATCGTCGCACGGCTAGGAGCAACCCGCGCGACCTGTTTTTGCACATCGAGAATCAGCGGGCTGCTGCCCACGATGTTGCTTTCCGCGCCGAGCCGTTGTCGCAGTTCGTCGATTTCGACCATCGACTGCGAAATGGTCTCGGTCAGCTCTTGCTGGCGTTCCAAATTCTTGAGAGCCAACGCCACGTTCTCGGCCACAGCCAAAGTGAACTCTAGATCTTCAGGATCCGGGATTCGGCCAGTGTCGGTCGAGTACAAGTGAATCAGCCCAATCACTTTGCCGTTCTGACGAATCGGAGCCGCCAAGACACTGGTCGCATGAATATCTCCCTTACTATCGCGGCTGCCAAAACGGCTATCGTCGGCGAAGTTTCGCGCCAGAACTGCTTCACCTTCTTTCAACACGGTGTTGGCCAGGAATCGCGAAATCCGGTGATATACCGGCAACTTATCAGTACGGGAACTGATGAGTTCGAGATCCTTCTCCGTCGAAGGTCCTTTGAACCCGCGAGGCAGCAGCAAGACCGCGCCGGAGTCGACCTGTGTGCTCTCGAATAATCCTTCCAAGGCCAGGTTCGCCACCGCAATGATGTCGGCTTGTTGAGCCAACTCAAATGCTAACTGACAGAGGCGTGCTGCCGCGCGGCCGACACGGGGTACGACGGAACCTTCTTTAGAATCTTCCTGCTCTGGCTTAAGAAAGCGAGTATGTCCCCGGCGATGCGTGATGTTGGTCGGCTCGGCGATGTCGAGCACATGTTCGCTGTCATAACCTGAGGTCATCGAAGGATCGATCTCAGCGCTTGAATCAAACAAGTGACCAGCGCTCGAGGATCCATCCGGGAAGGCGGCGGACAGATCATTCACGAAGGCCAATTGCGTATTGGCGACGCGGATTATGTTGCCAGGTGTCAGGGCCTGATCCCCTCGAATAGGGGAATCTTCAACGGACGTCCCATTACGGGAATCGAGATCTCGAATCGTCCAGACACCTTGGGAAAGGAAGATTTCAGCGTGATAACGACTGCAGCGATCGTCCTTAATCACAATCTGGTTGGTTGGAGCTCGCCCGATGGTGACGTTCTGCCCCTCAACCAAGCGAAAGACGTCGGTCCATTTGGAGCCTTCGCGAATAATTAAATATGCAATCATCCAGAGTTTTTACTGACCCGTGTCTACGTTGCCTTGCCACCCCTACGAAGCCGTCACGCCCTCGCCAACGTGTATCGTAATAATACACTTATATGCACACGATGCCCTCAAGGGAAATAGTTGATGCTCAATTCTGCGGCATGTCGGCACAATCGTTGTATTCGGCCAGAGAGACATCAGCCTGGGAGGTTTAGGAAAATTAGACAGAAGCACATCTTTCCCATTACCCCAAACTCCAGGTACGATTTGGTGCTGAAAGAATTGGAATTAGGAATCAAACCTAATCCTTGCAAGGAAAACGGGGGCGAACTATTGTAGATTGAATGGAGATCCCGACTTGCGCGGATTTTCCTTCCTCGTCGGCCCAGGCAGCCCGCTTTTCGGTAACCTAGGCTGTAGTTCACCTCCTCAATACTGTTTGAGCTTTTAAGTGCTCTTTGAGGACCAAGACAGTCCACCATTCGGGCGGAAACTGTTGTCGTCCATCGCGATAAATCCGGAGATCTTTCGTATGAAAGCCGTTGTGCTCCCGCGCGTTAGCTATGCTCTGCTTCTGGCTTTGGGCTTGGCCCTGGTCAGTTCGCCTGTTTTCGCTGGCCAAACCGCCTTCCGACAACAATCAGTCGGTGGTGTGTCGATTGATGCTCAAGGTCAGTTGACGTCGGCGACTCCGGAGGTGAAGAAAATGCTCCGTCAGGAGATGCTCGCCGCTCTGGACAAAGTACCCGGCAACTTGGCTACGCCAGTCAAGATGCGTAAGGTCTCGCTTCGCGGCTTGAACGCGATCATGAAGTCCTCGATGGAAACCGATGGCGAACTGCCAGACGCCGTGAAGTACATGGCCGGTCTACAACGTATTGAGTACGTGTTCGTCGACGAAGCTAACGACGACGTCATCTTAGCCGGTCCTGCCGAAGGTTGGACGGTTGACGAAAATGGCAACGTGGTCGGTCTCACCACAGGTCGTCCTGTGCTGATGCTGGAAGACTTCATCGTCGCCATGCGAAGCGTTCAGGAAGCCCGTCGTGCTGGCATCACCTGCTCGATCGACCCGACCGCTCAAGGTCGTCAGAATCTCGATAACTACCTCGCGAGCCTGTCGCGAATGGACGCCAGCGTCAAAGACGGAGTTGAACGTGCCCTGGGGCCACAAGTGATCACCGTCACTGGTGTTCCGACCAGCAGCCACTTCGCTCGCGTTTTGGTTGCCGCTGACTTCCGCATGAAACGAATCGCCATGAACCTCGATCCAAGCCCGGTTCGTGGTCTGCCTAGCTACCTGCAGATGCTTCCCTCCGCCCGTGCCGTGAAGAATGCGATGCCTCGCTGGTGGTTAGCTTGCAATTACGAGCCAATGGCCCAAAGCGAAGACGGACTGGCCTGGCAACTGCGAGGTCCTGGCGTCAAAGCGATGACCGAAGACGAATACATCACCGAAGATGGTAGTGTCAAGCAAAGCGGTAAGACCAGCCCGCTGCCACAGAAGTGGGCCGACCTGATGACTGCCAATTACGAAGAGCTTTCCGCAGAAGACAAGATCTTCGGCGACCTGCGAAACGTGATGGACATGTGTGTGATCGCCGCACTGATGGAGAAGGAACAACTGCTCGCCAAGGCCAATCTTGATCTAGACATGATCAAGAGCGACGCGAGCCCAGTCGCTCTGGAAGAGTTCCCTACGCCCAGCACCGTGCCGACTTTCTTCAGTGCGATGAAGAAGGGAAGCCAATGGGTGATCACCGCATCGGGCGGCGTCGACATCAACTCGTGGGAAGTTGCCAGCCACACCGAAAAGGTTGCCGGCATGGACAAGCTGCGAACCGAGCAGTTGGCTTCCAACAACAAGCTGTGGTGGTGGAACTAACGCGTTGCGTTAAACCTCCAGCCGAGAATCAATTGAAACGGCCTTCCACGCAGGAAGGCCGTTTTTTATTGCGCCCTGAGGTTTACCCACTCGACACTGGGCAAATGACGAGCAGCTGCCGGAAACGCGAGATCCACCGCTCCTGCTTCCGCCCAGGCTTGGTAGTTGTTGCCTTCCGGCGTATCAATCGATTTGCACAACACAAAGCGATCGGCTTGCCAATAGGCGGCCAAGATCGCGGCAATCGAATCGCTGGTCAGGTTCCAATCTTCCGGGAACTCGCCATACGCAATCTGCAGATCAGGAACGCTACGGTTCCATTCGCTGATCACGTCCCATACTTCTAACGTCGCAGAGTAGTCGTCAGGCTTGCTCCACCTTTGCAATCGCTGTTCCTGATCGACCGGATCAGCCACAGGGGTCGCCGCCCCCAAGATGTTAGCCACGAAACGAGCCGTCATTTGCATGGCATCGAGTGCGAGAAAGTGTGAGTACCGCGGATCGAGCTGATGCGTTCGATCCAACTGCCGAACGGCATCGGCAAAAACACCACCACCTGGGATGATCACAACCGGCACATCCGCGAATTGGTCTCCCTTGAGTTGCTGGATTCGCTCGCCAAGGTCAGGCAGGTCTAGCAGGCTGCCTCCCAATTTCCACACGACGAGCGCCATCGGGCTAGTCCCAAACTTCTTCAGCAAGCGAGGCCAAGGCGTATGCAGGGGCACACCGAGCCGCGTTTGCCCCGATCAAGTCCGTTAAATACTCGCGATGCGTGACAACACCGGCTGCATCGAGGGCCGCTTCCGCCAGGAAGTCACCATGGCCACTGATCACCGTCATTTCGACATTAATCTTATGCGCTTCCACCACCTGGCGAACCGCTTTGGCAATTTTGCGGACCATGATCGAGTTGAGTTCGCGGGCGATCTCGTTGATCTCGGTCCAGGTTACTTCGTCCCCATCGGCACAGATGATTCGTGCGAGTCTCGTCTTAGCAAACTCGCGAGTCGCCGCTCGTCCGTCGGCAGTGCTGTGATTCTCTGGCTCGTCATCTAACAGACCAAGTGCCAGAAAGACATCGAGCGAGGTGGCAAACCACTCGTTAGCCGTGGGGCACATTTTACCACGGAAGGTAACCTGGTCGGAGATTCCACAGGTCGGCGTCCGTTCGACACCGAGATAGTAAAGTTCGCCGGACAGAAGTCGATCGAGGTCAGAACGGCAGGTGCTTGCGACCTTGCCTTCGACAATCGGAATGATGTCGGTCGTCGTCGAACCAACATCGACAACCAAGCCACTTTTCCCCTGAAACATCCGACCTGCGTAGCTTCCCAAAGCATGCCAATTGGCAGCGGCGGCGGAATGGGGATCAAGGATAGCGTCGTCAAGTGAGACAAGCTTCCCAGTTACGGTGTAGACTCGCAGTGGATAGTCTGCGAAGACGTCGCGAATGGAAGCGAGGACAAAGCGAACGCCTTCCGACTTCGATCCGAAGCAGTCAGCTAATTCGGCGGTCATGGTCACAACCACGCGGTCAAAAACCGGCGCCATTCCCAAAACATGCTCCAAGCTGGCGATCAGGTCGTTCTTTTTCGACCAGATAGGAAAAGGGAACGAATGAGCGAATCCTTCGCCCGTGGCAATTTTTATGTTGGCCCCGCCAACATCGACGCCGAGGACCGCCATAAGCTTCCCGCTTCCTCAATCAGTGAATTTCAAAATCAACACCTCCGCATCCAGGTTGCGGAACAAACGCCTTGCCTGCGGCAACATCCAGCATCGATTGAGCCAAGTTGTTCTTCAGTAGCAGACGCAAGCCAACGTAGGAGCTTGTCAGGCGAGGATTAACTTCAACCGCGACATCCTCCGTCCCGTCGGGACAAGGCCCCAAGATCATATCAAGCCCGACATAGCCGTTAAAAGGGGGAAAGGACCTAATTGCTTGTCCTGTAAGGCGATGCGCTCGCTCGAGAAGTGGTTCGGGAAGGGGTAAGCTTCCTCCATGATACTTAAAACCTTTACTTAGACGTTGATACCCTGCCGGTAATGGCACGATATCGCCCCCTGAACCGAGCACGGCGCAGCTAACCGGTGCACCACAAACCTTTGGCTGTATGAGAATCTTTTCGTTTGGCTCAACTTCGGCTTTGACTTGTTTTCCCATTTTCCAACAAACTACTTCCTCGGAACCAGCTCCGTCGCGTGGTTTGGTGACCACTGGAAGGTTTCGCAAGTGATGCCAACTGGCGATATCGCCAACGAAGTAGGTCTCGATAGTGGGGACGCCAGCGGCCAGCCAATGCTGGTAAGTCTTCCACTTACAAGTCGCGAGCTCGACGAAATCTGAGCCAGGACTCAACAATCGCCCCTCATGGGCTTCGGTCCATTGCGTTCGCTCTAGCAGCAGACCATCGAACTCAGGGGCAATTACCAAGGTCGCCTCGGTCGAACGGACGGCCTCGACGAATGTCTCGTGTTCTTCTTGCGCGCTGCGAACGACAATTTGCTTATTAGCAGCGACCGAGAGAGGCTCGATGCGGTGATCACGCAGAATCGTGACCGAGGTGCCTGGAATCGCGGCAAAGTCCTCGACAACGGCGGCCAGCATCGCGGTTCCTTCTTGAAGGAGAGAACCGCTCGGAGCAGGGGACTCGGCGACCGATAACAGGCCGCCGCCGGTGATCAGTTCGTAGATGAAGACGCTACGGGGATACTCAGCCTCAGAAGACATCGCAATTCTGTCATCCCCGCTGCCAGGATCAAAACCCACCAAATGGCCGGAGGATCCTAGAAGATTCCGAGTTGATCCCGGGCATCATCGGTCATGCGATCTGGGGACCACGGTGGATCCATTACGATCTTCACGTCGACTTCGCTGACACCTTCCATCTGCGAGACGTACTGATTAACGCCACCGATCAACTGAGGTCCAGCCGGACAGGCAGGGCTGGTCATGGTCATATTGATCAGCACTTTCTTGTCTTCCGACCCTTCGACGTCCTCGAAGTTAACTTCATAAATCAAACCGAGATCGACGATGTTGACGAACAACTCGGGGTCGATCACGTTTTTCAGCTGCTCGCGAACAGCATCTTCAGAGAGAGCCATGGTTAGGTTTCCTTCTCAATCAACAAGACGAACGAAGATCGAATCGCCTTCAATTTTCGCTTCGTGAACTTGCGTCGGCTGGGTCGCCGGCATCAGCGTTGGCTTGCCGGTGCGAATATCAAACTTCGCACCATGGCGTGGGCATTCAATCTCGTACCCTTCCAAATCACCTTCGCCCAGCGGACCGTCGTCGTGCGTGCAGACGTCGTCTAAACAGTATACCTGACCGCCGGCATGAATCACGATGACAAACCTGTCATCGACTTCGTAAACATTCTTACCGGGGTCGGGAATCTCGGAGAGGGCAGCAACACGAACAAATTCGGACATGCAGGGTTCGATTCGATAGGGTCGGTGATGGTTGTTGTGGTGGAAATCAGATCGCTAACGCGACGCAGTTCCAGGGTTTATTCGTATTCGCGAACACGGCGAGCAATCGCATGCCCCAGAGCTTCGCGAACCGATTCCAAGGTAATGCGATCGAACACCTGTTGAAAGAAGCCGATCACGATCATGCGCATCGCTTCTTTGCGAGTGAAACCACGTGCCATAGCGTAGAAGATTTGCTCTTCGTCGACGCGTCCGGTGGTGGCACCGTGGGTGCAGCGAACATCATCCGCTTCGATCTCTAAGCCAGGAATCGAGTCGGCTCGGCTATGTTCGGTCAGCAGCAAGTTATCGATTCGCTGATAGCCGTCGGTCTTCTGAGCACCAGGGGCGACCTTGATCATGCCGCGCCAAACGGTCCGGGAGTGGTCTTGCAGAGCAGCCTTGTAAAGGAAGTTACTCGTGCAGTTCGGCGCCCGGTGATACTGCTGCGTGTGGTAAGAAAGGTGTTGCTTTCCTTCGGTGAACAGCACGCCGTTCACCTCGCAATGAGCCCCTGGACCGTCCAAAGCAACGTGCTGGTTAACCTTCGACAGACGGCTACCAAGTGCGCCCAATGTCCAGAACAGGTTTCCGTCGCGACCAACCGAACCTTTCTGCTGACCGAAGTGCCAGACCTTGTGGCCCCAGTTCTGCAGGTTAACGAAGCGAAGGTTGGCTCGATCGCCGACCACGACTTCAATCGCCCCGCAGTGGAAACCAGGCTGGTCATCGTCCAAGCTGGCCGATTCGGTGAGTACAGTCGCTTGGGCACCTTCTTCCAACACAATCAACGTGTGGGCCAGGTCAACACCGTTGTCGCCGATCAGATTCAGTACATGCAGCGGTTGTTCGACGACCACGTTTCGCGGCACGTAAAGGAATGCCCCACCACTGAAGAAGGCGGCATGCAAAGCGCTGAACTTATCGAAGTTCGGATCAAACTCACCTTGGAACAAGTACTTCTTGACTAAGTCACCATGTTCCGCGAGAACGGTTGCAAAGTCGCCGAAGATGACGCCCTTGGCTTCCAGTTCTTCGGACACCGTGCTACGACCGGTGCGTCCATTGAGGGAAATAACTTGCCCACCGATATCGACGCCTTCCGCCAACACGCCCGAAGGTAGGGATGCAGCATCAACCACTTCGTCCAACTTCGGAGGATCGAACTTCTTCAGGTTGAAGCCGCGGATGTCGGTGCGCATCCACTCTTCTTCTTTGCGGGTCGGCCAGCCCATTTCCTCGAACGCTTCGAAGGCGTTCTGGCGAAGATCGACAAGCCATTCTGGCTCGCCTAGTTGTTTGACGTAAGAATTAAAGGCCTCGGCGTTCCACTGATCGACAGTGGGTGCGGCTTGCACGCTCATGATTTCGTTTTGTTCGGTTATGCACGTTCAAAGAAAAATGGCCAAGCCCGCCAGCTGAGTTCGACGCGGCTTGGCCCAGATTCGGAAGGAGAGAGGCAGGGTCGAATTAACCGACCGAGCCTTCCATTTGCAGCTCGATCAGGCGGTTCAGTTCAACCGCGTATTCCATCGGCAATTCCTTCACCAGCGGCTCGATGAAACCGTTCACGATCATCGTGCTGGCTTCCGCCTCGGTCAGGCCGCGGCTCATCAGATAGAAGAGTTGCTCTTCACCGATTCGGGAAACACTCGCTTCGTGCCCAATCGAGACATCCGGTTCCATGATCTCGATGTAAGGATAGGTGTCGGTCTGGCTATCGGGATCAAGGATCAAGGCATCGCAAACCACGCTGCACTTGGTGTTCTTCGCACCTTCCTCAACACGGACGAGACCACGGTAACTTCCGCGACCACCATCTTTCGAGATCGATTTCGAGATAATCTGTCCCGATGTGTTCGGAGCACAGTGAACAAGCTTGGCACCGGTATCTTGGTGCTGGTGCTTGCCGGCGAAGGCAATCGAGAGGATCTCGCCACGAGCCCCTGGTTCCATCAAGTAAACCGCTGGGTACTTCATCGTCAGGTGGCTACCGAGGTTGCCGTCGACCCATTCCATGGTGGAATCGGCGTAGGCCAGCGCTCGCTTGGTCACCAGGTTGTAGATGTTGTTCGCCCAGTTCTGGATGGTGCTATAGCGGCAGCGCGAACCCTTCTTACAAACCACTTCGACCACGGCCGAGTGCAAGCTTTCCGACGAATACATCGGTGCGGTGCAACCTTCGACGTAGTGAATCTTTGCCCCTTCATCGACGATGATTAGCGTACGCTCGAACTGCCCCATGCTCTCTTCGTTAATACGGAAGTAGGTTTGCAGGGGGAATTCGATTTCGACGCCCGGTGGCACGTAAATGAAAGAACCGCCCGACCAAACGGCCGAGTTAAGAGCAGCGAACTTATTATCGTGCGGTGGAATCACCGTACCGAAGTATTCTCGCAGCAATTCTGGGTGTTCCCGCAGAGCTGTGTCGGTATCGGTGAAGATCACACCTTTTTTAGCAAGATCTTCCTGAAGCGACCCGTAGACCACTTCACTCTCGAACTGAGCTTTCACACCGGCCAGGTACTGCCGTTCGGCTTCGGGAATACCGAGCTTCTCGAACGTTTCCTTGATTTCTGCCGGCACATCATCCCACGTCTTGCCTTGCTTCTCGGTCGGCTTGAGGTAGTAGTAGATGTCCTGGAAGTTGAGTTCGATATCGCCGCCCCATTTCGGCATCGGCTTC
The Blastopirellula marina genome window above contains:
- a CDS encoding sigma 54-interacting transcriptional regulator, with the protein product MIAYLIIREGSKWTDVFRLVEGQNVTIGRAPTNQIVIKDDRCSRYHAEIFLSQGVWTIRDLDSRNGTSVEDSPIRGDQALTPGNIIRVANTQLAFVNDLSAAFPDGSSSAGHLFDSSAEIDPSMTSGYDSEHVLDIAEPTNITHRRGHTRFLKPEQEDSKEGSVVPRVGRAAARLCQLAFELAQQADIIAVANLALEGLFESTQVDSGAVLLLPRGFKGPSTEKDLELISSRTDKLPVYHRISRFLANTVLKEGEAVLARNFADDSRFGSRDSKGDIHATSVLAAPIRQNGKVIGLIHLYSTDTGRIPDPEDLEFTLAVAENVALALKNLERQQELTETISQSMVEIDELRQRLGAESNIVGSSPLILDVQKQVARVAPSRATILITGESGVGKELVARSVHFASTRKKGPFVCLNCAALSESLLESELFGHEKGAFTGATDRKVGKFEAAHRGTLMLDEIGEMSEAIQAKFLRVLEGHPFERVGGNEAVQVDVRVIAATNRDLEKEVERGRFRRDLFFRLRVVEVNVPPLRKRTEDILDLASYFVQKYNAETGRKILGFTQSAIDDLMKYRWPGNVRELKNVIERAVVLAQTERINSDDLALSNLTAAGDTAELNATKSGYEPLSLADLEKRHIGATLRATGWNKSRTAGILGIERSTLDRKIRRYQIQPPSEA
- a CDS encoding DUF1598 domain-containing protein is translated as MKAVVLPRVSYALLLALGLALVSSPVFAGQTAFRQQSVGGVSIDAQGQLTSATPEVKKMLRQEMLAALDKVPGNLATPVKMRKVSLRGLNAIMKSSMETDGELPDAVKYMAGLQRIEYVFVDEANDDVILAGPAEGWTVDENGNVVGLTTGRPVLMLEDFIVAMRSVQEARRAGITCSIDPTAQGRQNLDNYLASLSRMDASVKDGVERALGPQVITVTGVPTSSHFARVLVAADFRMKRIAMNLDPSPVRGLPSYLQMLPSARAVKNAMPRWWLACNYEPMAQSEDGLAWQLRGPGVKAMTEDEYITEDGSVKQSGKTSPLPQKWADLMTANYEELSAEDKIFGDLRNVMDMCVIAALMEKEQLLAKANLDLDMIKSDASPVALEEFPTPSTVPTFFSAMKKGSQWVITASGGVDINSWEVASHTEKVAGMDKLRTEQLASNNKLWWWN
- a CDS encoding hydantoinase/oxoprolinase family protein — its product is MAVLGVDVGGANIKIATGEGFAHSFPFPIWSKKNDLIASLEHVLGMAPVFDRVVVTMTAELADCFGSKSEGVRFVLASIRDVFADYPLRVYTVTGKLVSLDDAILDPHSAAAANWHALGSYAGRMFQGKSGLVVDVGSTTTDIIPIVEGKVASTCRSDLDRLLSGELYYLGVERTPTCGISDQVTFRGKMCPTANEWFATSLDVFLALGLLDDEPENHSTADGRAATREFAKTRLARIICADGDEVTWTEINEIARELNSIMVRKIAKAVRQVVEAHKINVEMTVISGHGDFLAEAALDAAGVVTHREYLTDLIGANAARCAPAYALASLAEEVWD
- a CDS encoding ATP-grasp domain-containing protein, producing the protein MSSEAEYPRSVFIYELITGGGLLSVAESPAPSGSLLQEGTAMLAAVVEDFAAIPGTSVTILRDHRIEPLSVAANKQIVVRSAQEEHETFVEAVRSTEATLVIAPEFDGLLLERTQWTEAHEGRLLSPGSDFVELATCKWKTYQHWLAAGVPTIETYFVGDIASWHHLRNLPVVTKPRDGAGSEEVVCWKMGKQVKAEVEPNEKILIQPKVCGAPVSCAVLGSGGDIVPLPAGYQRLSKGFKYHGGSLPLPEPLLERAHRLTGQAIRSFPPFNGYVGLDMILGPCPDGTEDVAVEVNPRLTSSYVGLRLLLKNNLAQSMLDVAAGKAFVPQPGCGGVDFEIH
- a CDS encoding metal-sulfur cluster assembly factor, whose translation is MALSEDAVREQLKNVIDPELFVNIVDLGLIYEVNFEDVEGSEDKKVLINMTMTSPACPAGPQLIGGVNQYVSQMEGVSEVDVKIVMDPPWSPDRMTDDARDQLGIF
- a CDS encoding non-heme iron oxygenase ferredoxin subunit; protein product: MSEFVRVAALSEIPDPGKNVYEVDDRFVIVIHAGGQVYCLDDVCTHDDGPLGEGDLEGYEIECPRHGAKFDIRTGKPTLMPATQPTQVHEAKIEGDSIFVRLVD
- the sufD gene encoding Fe-S cluster assembly protein SufD, with the protein product MSVQAAPTVDQWNAEAFNSYVKQLGEPEWLVDLRQNAFEAFEEMGWPTRKEEEWMRTDIRGFNLKKFDPPKLDEVVDAASLPSGVLAEGVDIGGQVISLNGRTGRSTVSEELEAKGVIFGDFATVLAEHGDLVKKYLFQGEFDPNFDKFSALHAAFFSGGAFLYVPRNVVVEQPLHVLNLIGDNGVDLAHTLIVLEEGAQATVLTESASLDDDQPGFHCGAIEVVVGDRANLRFVNLQNWGHKVWHFGQQKGSVGRDGNLFWTLGALGSRLSKVNQHVALDGPGAHCEVNGVLFTEGKQHLSYHTQQYHRAPNCTSNFLYKAALQDHSRTVWRGMIKVAPGAQKTDGYQRIDNLLLTEHSRADSIPGLEIEADDVRCTHGATTGRVDEEQIFYAMARGFTRKEAMRMIVIGFFQQVFDRITLESVREALGHAIARRVREYE
- the sufB gene encoding Fe-S cluster assembly protein SufB; translation: MATDITENAVQSPIGEINKYDFRTESKGVFKAKKGLNAEVVNQISDIKEEPDWMREFRLKSLEIFESKPMPKWGGDIELNFQDIYYYLKPTEKQGKTWDDVPAEIKETFEKLGIPEAERQYLAGVKAQFESEVVYGSLQEDLAKKGVIFTDTDTALREHPELLREYFGTVIPPHDNKFAALNSAVWSGGSFIYVPPGVEIEFPLQTYFRINEESMGQFERTLIIVDEGAKIHYVEGCTAPMYSSESLHSAVVEVVCKKGSRCRYSTIQNWANNIYNLVTKRALAYADSTMEWVDGNLGSHLTMKYPAVYLMEPGARGEILSIAFAGKHQHQDTGAKLVHCAPNTSGQIISKSISKDGGRGSYRGLVRVEEGAKNTKCSVVCDALILDPDSQTDTYPYIEIMEPDVSIGHEASVSRIGEEQLFYLMSRGLTEAEASTMIVNGFIEPLVKELPMEYAVELNRLIELQMEGSVG